A window from Hemicordylus capensis ecotype Gifberg chromosome 2, rHemCap1.1.pri, whole genome shotgun sequence encodes these proteins:
- the HTR1A gene encoding 5-hydroxytryptamine receptor 1A: MEMPNNTTEAAAGNGSQPSSPAPAVSLGYQLGTSVVLGVLILFSVLGNACVIAAIALERNLQTVANYLIGSLAVADLMVSVLVLPMAALYQVLGKWTLGQVTCDIFNSLDVLCCTSSILHLCAIALDRYWAITDPIDYVNKRTPRRAAALISLTWLIGFLVSIPPMLGWRTPEDRSDPNACTISKDPGYTIYSTFGAFYIPLLLMLVLYGRIFKAARFRIRKTVKKADKKPRPQPAEQVADTCLSVSPASEPKKSNGGPRLLSQRQPQAKSWGSAGEPKGGGGGNACVNGAVVRPGEDGPAVAASALEILEAPPPPSNSSKGHLPLPNHHHHHHHQQSPPGAATPATERKNEPKNAEAKRKMALARERKTVKTLGIIMGTFILCWLPFFIVALVLPFCEAGCYMPEWLGAVINWLGYSNSLLNPVIYAYFNKDFQSAFKKIVKCKFCTQ, from the coding sequence ATGGAGATGCCCAACAACACGACGGAGGCGGCCGCGGGCAACGGCAGCCAGCCCAGCAGTCCGGCGCCGGCGGTCAGCCTGGGCTACCAGCTGGGCACGTCGGTGGTGCTGGGCGTCCTGATCCTCTTCTCCGTGCTGGGCAACGCGTGCGTGATCGCGGCCATCGCCCTGGAGCGCAACCTGCAGACGGTGGCCAACTACCTGATCGGCTCGCTGGCCGTCGCCGACCTGATGGTGTCGGTGCTGGTGCTGCCCATGGCCGCCCTGTACCAGGTGCTGGGCAAGTGGACGCTGGGCCAGGTGACGTGCGACATCTTCAACTCGCTCGACGTGCTGTGCTGCACCTCGTCCATCCTGCACCTGTGCGCCATCGCCCTGGACCGCTACTGGGCCATCACCGACCCCATCGACTACGTCAACAAGCGGACTCCCCGGCGGGCCGCCGCCCTCATCAGCCTCACCTGGCTGATCGGCTTCCTGGTCTCCATCCCGCCCATGCTGGGCTGGCGGACCCCGGAGGACCGCTCCGACCCCAACGCCTGCACCATCAGCAAGGACCCGGGCTACACCATCTACTCCACCTTCGGCGCCTTCTACATCCCGCTGCTGCTCATGCTGGTCCTGTACGGGCGCATCTTTAAGGCGGCGCGCTTCCGCATCCGCAAGACGGTCAAGAAAGCCGACAAGAAGCCGCGGCCGCAGCCGGCGGAGCAAGTGGCCGACACCTGCCTCTCCGTCTCGCCCGCCAGCGAGCCCAAGAAGAGCAACGGCGGCCCCCGCCTTCTGTCTCAGCGGCAACCGCAGGCCAAGAGTTGGGGGAGCGCGGGGGAGCccaagggcggcggcggcggcaacgcCTGTGTCAACGGGGCCGTGGTCCGCCCGGGCGAGGACGGCCCCGCCGTGGCCGCCTCGGCCCTGGAGATCCTggaggcgccgccgccgccgtccaACTCCAGCAAGGGCCACCTGCCGctgcccaaccaccaccaccaccaccaccaccagcagtccCCGCCGGGCGCCGCCACGCCGGCCACGGAGCGCAAGAACGAGCCCAAGAACGCCGAGGCCAAGCGCAAGATGGCTCTGGCCCGCGAGCGGAAGACCGTCAAGACGCTGGGCATCATCATGGGCACCTTCATCCTCTGCTGGCTGCCCTTCTTCATCGTGGCCCTGGTGCTGCCCTTCTGCGAAGCCGGCTGCTACATGCCCGAGTGGCTGGGCGCCGTCATCAACTGGCTGGGCTACTCCAACTCGCTGCTCAACCCCGTCATCTATGCCTACttcaacaaagatttccaaagtGCTTTTAAGAAGATCGTCAAGTGCAAGTTTTGCACGCAGTGA